From Sardina pilchardus chromosome 9, fSarPil1.1, whole genome shotgun sequence, a single genomic window includes:
- the LOC134092904 gene encoding transcription factor HES-5-like codes for MAPTISSDFTNSKLSNKEKHRMRKPAVEKMRRDRINSSIEQLKAMLEKEFHKQDPNTKLEKADILEMTVAFLKQQLQSRSSAPQQAHSDGYSQCWRETLHRLSVNSKVDSAPLRLSHCHSIHSFSPASPVLSIKHSQTPVKQGTDTQKSVWRPW; via the exons ATGGCACCTACAATCAGCTCTGACTTTACCAACTCTAAACTCTCCAACAAGGAAAAACACAGA ATGAGAAAACCAGCTGTAGAGAAAATGCGCAGAGATCGCATCAACAGCAGCATCGAGCAGCTCAAAGCCATGCTGGAGAAGGAGTTCCACAAGCAGGACCCCAACACCAAGCTGGAGAAAGCTGACATCCTGGAGATGACAGTGGCCTTCCTGAAGCAGCAGCTGCAGTCCCGAAGCTCGGCCCCCCAGCAGGCCCACAGCGACGGCTACTCCCAGTGCTGGAGGGAAACGTTGCATCGCCTGTCTGTCAACTCCAAGGTGGACTCCGCGCCTCTGCGTCTCAGCCACTGCCACAGTATCCACAGTTTCTCTCCAGCATCTCCAGTCCTCTCTATCAAACACAGCCAAACACCAGTGAAgcaaggcacagacacacagaagtcAGTCTGGAGGCCCTGGTAA
- the LOC134092905 gene encoding transcription factor HES-5-like — protein MPRSDNTWHHRHEQQQESASTMASYECNRDFPVEIIPSSCARHSLKCRKIIVEKIRRDRMNNSIEELRTLLQTNQCPEQPSARLEKADILEMAVQFLKEQASSKSNESYHSGFSHCLQETLRHLSLHAPLQPEEREQIKRFYVHQRTSMHTRLSTEPRAQFCMPSKRHSTSRARKSLWRPW, from the exons ATGCCTCGCTCCGACAACACTTGGCATCACAGACACGAGCAACAGCAAGAAAGCGCTTCGACCATGGCATCGTATGAGTGTAACAGAGACTTTCCAGTCGAGATAATTCCCTCTTCCTGCGCCAGACATAGCTTGAAG tgtCGCAAAATAATTGTGGAGAAAATACGACGAGACCGAATGAACAACAGCATCGAGGAGCTGAGGACATTACTTCAAACAAATCAGTGTCCCGAGCAGCCCAGCGCCAGACTCGAGAAAGCTGACATTTTGGAGATGGCCGTGCAATTCCTGAAGGAACAAGCATCTTCCAAATCAAATGAAAGCTATCACAGTGGTTTCTCGCACTGTCTGCAAGAAACACTCCGTCACCTATCTTTGCACGCACCACTGCAACCTGAGGAGAGGGAGCAGATTAAACGCTTCTACGTTCATCAGCGGACCAGCATGCACACGCGCCTGTCAACGGAGCCGCGTGCCCAGTTCTGCATGCCATCAAAGCGACATTCAACATCAAGAGCGCGGAAATCTTTGTGGAGACCATGGTAA
- the LOC134092417 gene encoding transcription factor HES-5-like, with translation MAPTITSTADYPKEHLNLTHKLRKPLVEKMRRDRINNCIEQLKDLLGPQLLNQQPDSKLEKADILEMTVCLLRRKLQHNSLPSSDDVHQGFSRCAQEVVHLLSKDEAQTHSHGTVLNHFQTQKPSSDEDMPDQALPQFSVLNQHTLSKVKSPAKSAPWRPW, from the exons ATGGCGCCTACAATCACTTCAACAGCAGATTACCCAAAGGAACACTTGAACCTAACCCACAAG TTAAGAAAGCCACTTGTGGAGAAGATGCGCAGGGATCGCATCAACAACTGTATCGAGCAGCTCAAGGATCTCCTGGGTCCACAGCTCCTCAACCAGCAGCCCGACTCCAAGCTGGAGAAAGCCGACATCCTGGAGATGACTGTTTGCCTCCTGAGACGAAAGCTCCAGCATAATAGTCTACCTTCATCTGATGATGTTCATCAGGGATTCTCCAGGTGTGCCCAAGAGGTTGTTCACCTCCTGTCTAAAGATGAGGCTCAGACACACTCCCATGGAACTGTGCTGAACCACTTCCAGACCCAGAAGCCGTCCTCTGATGAGGACATGCCAGATCAAGCCCTGCCTCAGTTTAGTGTGCTGAATCAGCACACACTGAGCAAAGTCAAGAGTCCAGCCAAGAGCGCCCCCTGGAGGCCTTGGTAG
- the LOC134092180 gene encoding transcription factor HES-5-like translates to MAPTITSTADYPKEHLNLTHKLRKPIVEKLRRDRINKSIEQLKDLLGPKLLNQQSDSESRLEKADILEMTVFLLKRHLQPMKTSSSSDVAGHGFSMCAQDVVYILSKDSGSPQSHGKLLTQFKTLQTPSDDHRRESDQCLLGSPVRHVQGKDKSPAKSAPWRPW, encoded by the exons ATGGCGCCTACAATCACTTCCACAGCAGACTACCCAAAGGAACACTTGAACCTAACCCACAAG cTGAGAAAACCTATTGTGGAGAAGCTGCGCAGAGATCGCATCAACAAAAGTATCGAGCAGCTCAAGGATCTCCTGGGTCCAAAGCTCCTCAATCAACAGTCCGATTCCGAATCCAGGCTGGAGAAAGCCGACATCCTGGAGATGACTGTATTCCTCTTGAAACGGCATCTTCAGCCAATGAAAACGTCATCCTCCTCCGATGTTGCCGGTCATGGTTTCTCCATGTGTGCTCAAGACGTTGTTTACATCCTGTCCAAGGATTCTGGGAGCCCACAGTCCCATGGGAAGTTGCTAACCCAGTTCAAGACCCTACAAACACCCAGTGATGACCACCGGAGGGAGAGTGACCAGTGCCTGTTGGGGTCTCCTGTCAGGCATGTCCAGGGCAAAGACAAGAGTCCAGCCAAGAGCGCCCCCTGGAGGCCCTGGTAA
- the LOC134092181 gene encoding transcription factor HES-5-like, producing MAPTITSTADYPKEHLNLTHKLRKPIVEKLRRDRINKSIEQLKDLLGPKLLNQQSDSESRLEKADILEMTVFLLKRHLQPMKSSSSSDVAGHGFSMCAQDVFHILSKDSGSPQSHGKLLTQFQTLQTPSDDHQRESDQCLLGSPVRHVQGKDKSQAKSAPWRPW from the exons ATGGCTCCTACAATCACTTCCACAGCAGACTACCCAAAGGAACACTTGAACCTAACCCACAAG cTGAGAAAACCTATTGTGGAGAAGCTGCGCAGAGATCGCATCAACAAAAGTATCGAGCAGCTCAAGGATCTCCTGGGTCCAAAGCTCCTCAACCAACAGTCCGATTCCGAATCCAGGCTGGAGAAGGCCGACATCCTGGAGATGACAGTATTCCTCTTGAAACGGCATCTTCAGCCAATGaaatcctcatcctcctccgaTGTTGCCGGTCATGGTTTCTCAATGTGTGCTCAAGACGTTTTTCACATCCTGTCCAAGGATTCTGGGAGCCCACAGTCCCATGGGAAGTTGCTAACCCAGTTCCAGACCCTACAAACACCCAGTGATGACCACCAGAGGGAGAGTGACCAGTGCCTGTTGGGTTCTCCTGTCAGGCATGTCCAGGGCAAAGACAAGAGTCAAGCCAAGAGCGCCCCCTGGAGGCCCTGGTAA
- the LOC134092182 gene encoding transcription factor HES-5-like yields the protein MAPTITSTAEHPKEHLNLTHKLRKPIVEKQRRDRINKSIEDLKDLLGPKLLNQQPDSKLEKADILEMTVCLLRRHLLQPMKTSSSSGVAGHGFSMCAQDVVYILSKDSGRTQSNGKLLTQFKTLQAPSDDHRRESDQCLLGSPVRHVQGKDKSPAKSAPWRPW from the exons ATGGCGCCTACAATCACTTCAACAGCAGAACACCCAAAGGAACATTTGAACCTGACTCACAAG ctgAGAAAACCTATTGTGGAGAAGCAGCGCAGAGATCGCATCAACAAAAGTATTGAGGACCTCAAGGATCTCCTGGGTCCAAAACTACTCAACCAGCAGCCTGACTCCAAGCTGGAGAAAGCCGACATCCTGGAGATGACTGTCTGCCTCCTCAGACGGCATCTTCTTCAGCCAATGAAAACCTCATCCTCCTCCGGTGTTGCCGGTCATGGTTTCTCCATGTGTGCTCAAGACGTTGTTTACATCCTGTCCAAGGATTCTGGGAGAACACAGTCCAATGGGAAGTTGCTGACCCAGTTCAAGACCCTACAAGCACCCAGTGATGACCACcggagagagagtgaccagtGCCTGTTGGGTTCTCCTGTCAGGCATGTCCAGGGCAAAGACAAGAGTCCAGCCAAGAGCGCCCCCTGGAGGCCCTGGTAA
- the LOC134092346 gene encoding transcription factor HES-5-like → MAPTITSTADHSRKQANLPHKIRKPVVEKMRRDRINKSIEELKDLLGPQLLNQQPDSKLEKADILEMTVCLLRQQLQVKTLQHVDAVHQGFSRCAQEVVYFLSKNSGKTQSYGRLLTQFKTLRPSSDDHQKESDQCQLDSSVQHVQGKDKIPTKSSPWRPW, encoded by the exons ATGGCTCCTACAATCACTTCTACAGCAGACCATTCAAGGAAGCAGGCAAATCTGCCACATAAG ATAAGAAAACCAGTTGTTGAGAAGATGCGCAGGGATCGCATCAACAAAAGTATAGAGGAACTCAAAGATCTCCTGGGTCCACAGCTCCTCAACCAGCAACCTGACTCCAAGCTGGAGAAAGCCGACATCCTGGAGATGACCGTTTGCCTCCTGAGACAACAGCTTCAGGTTAAGACTCTGCAGCATGTTGATGCTGTTCACCAGGGCTTCTCCAGGTGTGCTCAAGAGGTTGTTTACTTCCTGTCCAAGAACTCTGGGAAAACACAGTCCTATGGAAGGTTGTTGACCCAGTTCAAGACCCTACGACCATCCAGTGATGACCACCAGAAGGAAAGCGACCAGTGTCAGTTGGACTCTTCTGTCCAGCATGTCCAGGGTAAAGACAAGATTCCAACCAAGAGCTCCCCCTGGAGGCCCTGGTAG
- the LOC134093016 gene encoding transcription factor HES-5-like has product MAPTITSTADHPKEHLNLTHKIRKPLVEKMRRDRINNCIEQLKDLLSPQLLNQQPDSKLEKADILEMTVCLLRRHLQPMKTSPSFDAASQGFSRCAQEVAYFLSKDSGSPQSHGKLVTHFKTLQTPSDDHRRESDQCLLGSPVRHVQGKDKSPAKSAPWRPW; this is encoded by the exons ATGGCGCCTACAATCACTTCAACAGCAGACCACCCAAAGGAACACTTGAACCTGACCCACAAG ATAAGAAAGCCACTTGTGGAGAAGATGCGTAGGGATCGCATCAACAACTGCATTGAGCAGCTCAAGGATCTCCTGAGTCCACAGCTCCTCAACCAGCAGCCCGACTCCAAGCTGGAGAAGGCCGACATCCTGGAGATGACCGTTTGCCTCCTGAGACGGCATCTTCAGCCAATGAAAACATCACCCTCCTTTGATGCTGCCAGTCAGGGCTTCTCCAGGTGTGCTCAAGAGGTTGCTTACTTCCTGTCCAAGGATTCTGGGAGCCCACAGTCCCATGGGAAGTTGGTGACCCATTTCAAGACCCTACAAACACCCAGTGATGACCACCGGAGGGAGAGTGACCAGTGCCTGTTGGGGTCTCCTGTCAGGCATGTCCAGGGCAAAGACAAGAGTCCAGCCAAGAGCGCCCCCTGGAGGCCCTGGTAG
- the LOC134092354 gene encoding transcription factor HES-5-like produces the protein MAPTITSSANYPKEHLSLTHKIRKPVVEKMRRDRINNCIEELKDLLGPKLLNQQPKSKLEKADILEMTVCLLRRQLQLKPSSDAVHQGFSRCAQEVVYFLSEDKVQTQSHGTVLNHIQTLKPSSNEDKPQLSMLDQQTLSKEKSSLKSALWRPW, from the exons ATGGCTCCTACAATCACTTCCTCAGCAAACTACCCAAAGGAACACCTGAGTCTGACCCACAAG ATAAGAAAACCTGTTGTGGAGAAGATGCGCAGAGATCGCATAAACAACTGTATCGAGGAGCTCAAGGATCTCCTGGGtccaaaactcctcaatcagcAGCCCAAGTCCAAGCTGGAGAAAGCTGACATCCTGGAGATGACCGTTTGCCTCCTGCGACGACAGCTCCAACTTAAGCCCTCCTCTGACGCTGTTCACCAGGGATTCTCCAGGTGTGCCCAAGAGGTTGTTTACTTCCTCTCTGAAGATAAGGTCCAGACACAGTCCCATGGAACCGTGCTGAACCACATCCAGACCCTGAAGCCGTCCTCTAATGAGGACAAGCCACAGCTGAGCATGCTGGACCAGCAGACACTGAGTAAAGAGAAGAGTTCACTCAAGAGTGCCCTCTGGAGGCCGTGGTAG